The following coding sequences are from one Arachis hypogaea cultivar Tifrunner chromosome 7, arahy.Tifrunner.gnm2.J5K5, whole genome shotgun sequence window:
- the LOC112701230 gene encoding protein FAR1-RELATED SEQUENCE 5-like has protein sequence MSEDILEAAYAVDSVQDITTLKFSENITEEIAQVLKKLEDMRLKDPQLYFKACHDSRGLLRNLFWSDGISQLDYRLFGNVIAFDATYKKKKYSCPLVIFSGVNHHNQTIIFAAALIADETTDTYIWLLRQLMFVMRGKTPTSIITDGAMAIRNAVRDVFPEVRHRLCAWHLIRNATSNVGNPSFTSNFRKIMLGDYEIPVFKRKWVSAY, from the exons ATGTCAGAAGATATCCTTGAAGCCGCTTATGCGGTTGACTCCGTGCAAGACATTACAACTTTGAAATTTAGTGAGAATATTACGGAGGAAATTG CACAAGTGTTGAAGAAGTTGGAGGATATGCGGTTGAAGGATCCACAATTATATTTCAAGGCATGTCACGATTCAAGAGGTTTGTTACGTAATTTGTTCTGGTCTGATGGGATTAGCCAACTAGACTACCGACTCTTCGGGAATGTTATTGCTTTTGATGCTACGTACAAGAAGAAAAAGTATAGTTGTCCATTAGTCATATTCAGCGGGGTTAACCACCATAACCAAACAATTATTTTTGCTGCTGCGTTAATTGCGGACGAAACTACTGATACATATATTTGGCTCCTGCGTCAGCTTATGTTTGTAATGAGGGGCAAGACCCCGACCTCAATCATAACTGATGGGGCCATGGCGATTAGGAATGCAGTGAGAGATGTATTTCCCGAAGTCAGACATAGATTATGCGCTTGGCACCTCATTCGAAATGCAACTAGCAATGTTGGAAATCCATCGTTTACATCTAACTTCAGAAAAATCATGTTGGGAGACTACGAAATTCCCGTGTTTAAGCGTAAGTGGGTTTCAGCTTATTGA
- the LOC112701231 gene encoding protein FAR1-RELATED SEQUENCE 9-like, giving the protein MYEEKHMWATAYIRGKFFADFRTTSRCEGLHSVVGRYVGSRYDLTSFVEHFQRCVAHMRFKEFNADYESTRGVPIMQTCIELLERYGAELYTHEIFLFFRPFLSRAGSMRVLNIDNTDDCKKYIVCKHGRPDFMWTVDFRQEEMIFMCTCLRMESFEISCEHIVKVLVDKDICEIPRSLVLDRWTKKVKSALNDPSGFTRDAVIISHQSSLVEFFKQLAIVAAKAADEGTNQPQSSVAKSSNPYVHQSGVGSGQPSRMKRQRCSICQMKGHKKTTCPWQKDIDNNVIEDKANGSDDGDIYPELTAELDSDN; this is encoded by the exons ATGTACGAAGAGAAGCATATGTGGGCTACTGCATATATAAGAGGAAAATTCTTTGCTGACTTTAGAACTACATCAAGATGTGAAGGTTTACACTCAGTTGTAGGAAGGTATGTGGGGTCGCGGTATGATTTGACAAGTTTTGTAGAGCATTTTCAAAGGTGTGTTGCACACATGCGCTTTAAAGAATTTAATGCTGATTATGAATCTACACGTGGGGTGCCCATCATGCAAACTTGTATAGAGCTGCTAGAGAGATATGGTGCTGAGTTATACACTCATGAGATATTTCTTTTCTTTCGGCCATTTCTCTCTAGAGCTGGATCAATGCGGGTGCTTAACATAGATAATACCGATGATTGCAAAAAGTACATTGTGTGTAAGCATGGGAGGCCCGATTTTATGTGGACCGTTGATTTTCGTCAAGAAGAAATGATCTTCATGTGTACCTGTTTAAGAATGGAGTCATTTGAAATTTCCTGCGAACATATTGTGAAAGTTCTGGTTGACAAAGACATCTGTGAGATTCCCCGGTCATTGGTATTGGATAGATGGACAAAAAAGGTTAAATCAGCACTCAATGATCCAAGTGGGTTCACCAGGGATGCTGTTATTATTAGTCATCAAAGTTCCTTGGTggaattttttaaacaattggcTATTGTTGCTGCTAAA GCTGCAGATGAAGGCACTAATCAACCTCAGTCAAGTGTAGCTAAAAGTAGCAATCCGTATGTGCATCAAAGCGGAGTAGGCTCAGGACAACCATCTAGGATGAAGCGGCAACGTTGTAGTATTTGTCAAATGAAAGGACATAAGAAGACAACATGTCCCTGGCAAAAGGACATTGACAACAACGTTATTGAAGATAAAGCTAATGGTTCGGATGATGGCGACATATATCCAGAACTGACAGCTGAGTTAGATAGTGATAATTAG